From a region of the Paraburkholderia caribensis genome:
- a CDS encoding ATP-grasp domain-containing protein has protein sequence MPFHGAGSAHTRARVSTSSPFIAVTGLSARMLAQSAAHAGYQVAALDLFGDRDTRRYAKLWLDTGGSGLSIDGDKLQAALERVVRLPRLIGYVAGSGMEPHIGWLQQTARLPRLIGNDADATAAVRDPKRFFSLLDELRIAHPEVAFVRPERPEGWLHKAADGCGGTHIRPAEQADARDGYFQRISDGLPMSALFLAAQHEAFVIGYAEQLCVTGGTLPYLHAGSLGPVDLPAGIARQIDSAVRSIAARANLSGLNSLDFLLDGDAIRVLEVNARPSSTMALYERAWRDAWPRGLLAAHIDACLHGRLPPGRAGAPQCGVAQQVVFAPAAFTVTRRFSDALFVDPVCHDVPNPGTRIEAGQPVCTVLVTGSITGGRTALQRELQHQTQRLLQRIETRSQPCHELVDSHG, from the coding sequence ATGCCCTTCCATGGAGCCGGCTCCGCCCATACCCGCGCACGCGTTTCGACGTCCTCGCCGTTCATCGCAGTGACGGGCCTGTCGGCGCGCATGCTCGCGCAATCCGCCGCGCATGCCGGTTACCAGGTGGCCGCGCTCGATCTGTTCGGCGACCGCGACACGCGCCGTTACGCGAAGCTGTGGCTCGATACGGGCGGCAGCGGCTTATCCATCGACGGGGACAAGCTGCAGGCTGCGCTGGAACGCGTCGTGCGGCTGCCCAGGCTGATCGGCTACGTGGCTGGCAGCGGGATGGAGCCGCACATCGGCTGGCTGCAGCAGACGGCGAGACTGCCGCGCCTGATCGGCAACGACGCCGACGCGACAGCGGCCGTGCGCGATCCGAAGCGCTTTTTCTCGTTGCTCGATGAACTGCGCATCGCGCATCCCGAGGTGGCCTTCGTGCGGCCCGAGCGGCCCGAAGGCTGGCTGCACAAAGCCGCCGACGGCTGCGGCGGCACGCATATCCGTCCAGCGGAGCAAGCGGATGCGCGCGACGGCTACTTTCAGCGCATAAGCGACGGACTGCCGATGTCGGCGCTCTTTCTCGCCGCGCAGCACGAAGCGTTCGTGATCGGCTACGCGGAGCAGCTTTGCGTGACGGGCGGCACACTGCCGTATCTGCATGCCGGCTCGCTCGGCCCCGTCGATCTGCCTGCGGGCATCGCGCGGCAGATCGATTCCGCCGTACGCTCGATCGCCGCGCGCGCGAATCTGAGCGGACTCAACAGCCTCGATTTTCTGCTCGACGGCGATGCGATCCGGGTGCTCGAAGTCAACGCGCGGCCGTCGTCGACGATGGCGCTGTACGAGCGCGCGTGGCGCGACGCGTGGCCGCGCGGATTGCTCGCCGCGCATATCGACGCGTGCCTGCATGGCCGCCTGCCGCCCGGGCGCGCGGGTGCGCCGCAATGCGGCGTCGCGCAACAGGTCGTGTTCGCGCCCGCCGCCTTCACGGTGACGCGCCGCTTCAGCGATGCCCTGTTCGTCGATCCCGTCTGTCACGACGTGCCGAACCCCGGCACGCGCATCGAAGCCGGCCAGCCCGTTTGCACGGTGCTCGTGACGGGCTCGATAACGGGTGGGCGCACCGCCCTGCAACGCGAGCTGCAACACCAGACGCAACGCCTTCTGCAACGCATCGAAACCCGCTCCCAACCCTGCCATGAACTCGTCGACTCACACGGCTGA
- a CDS encoding NAD(P)-dependent methylenetetrahydromethanopterin dehydrogenase, translating to MSQTTERPYILHMFTPTPQMSPFDVNMAADAGYQIVVPYCDVDVRNVVQLTQDAIFSRGPKGVSRTGIFIGGRDVMLAADMLDRAREAMVPPFEVSVFADPSGAYTTSGALVALVECHLKAQHGEDLKDKHVLILGGTGAVGRITAAIAATLGAHVTIASHSDAARAERASHDVDERFGIKTSGAGTGTPQTLHAALARADIVFATAAAGIQVMSAADLAQAPRLLIAADVNAVPPEGIAGVNVMDDGKPLAGAARPDAIGIGALAIGNVKYQVEHRLFTRMRTAGKPAYFGFTEAFDEARAVVAERN from the coding sequence CGCAGATGAGCCCGTTCGACGTCAACATGGCCGCCGACGCCGGTTATCAGATCGTCGTGCCGTATTGCGACGTCGACGTGCGCAACGTCGTCCAACTGACCCAGGACGCGATCTTTTCGCGCGGGCCGAAAGGCGTGTCGCGCACGGGCATTTTTATCGGCGGGCGCGATGTGATGCTCGCCGCCGACATGCTCGACCGCGCGCGCGAAGCCATGGTGCCGCCGTTCGAAGTCTCCGTGTTCGCCGACCCGAGCGGCGCATATACGACGTCCGGGGCGCTCGTCGCGTTGGTCGAGTGTCACCTGAAGGCGCAACACGGCGAAGATCTGAAGGACAAGCACGTGCTGATACTCGGCGGCACGGGCGCCGTGGGCCGCATCACGGCCGCCATCGCGGCGACGCTCGGCGCGCATGTGACCATCGCGAGCCATTCCGACGCCGCGCGCGCCGAACGCGCGAGCCATGACGTCGACGAGCGGTTCGGCATCAAGACCTCGGGCGCCGGCACGGGCACGCCGCAGACGCTGCATGCCGCGCTCGCGCGCGCGGACATCGTGTTCGCGACGGCGGCGGCGGGCATCCAGGTGATGAGCGCCGCCGATCTCGCGCAGGCGCCGCGCCTGCTGATCGCGGCCGACGTCAACGCCGTGCCGCCGGAAGGCATCGCGGGCGTCAACGTGATGGACGACGGCAAGCCGCTGGCAGGCGCCGCGCGGCCCGATGCAATCGGCATCGGCGCGCTGGCAATCGGCAATGTGAAGTATCAGGTCGAGCATCGCCTGTTCACGCGGATGCGCACGGCGGGCAAGCCTGCGTATTTCGGCTTCACGGAAGCGTTCGACGAAGCGCGCGCGGTCGTCGCCGAGCGCAACTAG
- the mch gene encoding methenyltetrahydromethanopterin cyclohydrolase, which produces MNSSTHTADPGGNPPPIPRDAPSVNALAAPLVAHLLADAARLRIAASRHPFGPTIVDAGVATPGCIEAGVTIARICMGGLGRIETRVSAEHEPLWPAMIEVHTASPVLACLGSQYAGWSLSASKEQNNGKKFFSLGSGPARALAGKETLFDELGYRDAHDAGVLVMEVGQPPPQAVLEKIVGDCGIAPGKLTVIVTPTQSVAGTVQVVARVVEVALHKSHVLGVPLGDIVEASGTAPLPPPAPDGLAAMGRTNDAILYGGRVHLTVTRDAVARRLAAELPSSNSRDYGRPFAEIFASFNYDFYQIDPSLFAPAEVWVSSLESGTTYRGGRLDGALLHALWQGDAFVAGEDPAAGDPAAGDSAAEPGTPGITSPGAP; this is translated from the coding sequence ATGAACTCGTCGACTCACACGGCTGACCCTGGCGGCAACCCGCCGCCCATCCCCCGCGACGCGCCCAGCGTCAACGCGCTCGCCGCGCCGCTGGTCGCGCACCTGCTCGCGGACGCGGCGCGGCTGCGCATCGCGGCGTCGCGCCATCCGTTCGGGCCGACCATCGTCGATGCGGGCGTCGCGACGCCCGGCTGCATCGAGGCGGGCGTGACGATCGCGCGCATCTGCATGGGCGGCCTCGGCCGCATCGAGACGCGCGTCAGCGCCGAGCACGAGCCGCTCTGGCCCGCGATGATCGAAGTGCATACGGCGTCGCCCGTGCTCGCCTGCCTCGGCAGCCAGTACGCGGGCTGGAGCCTGTCCGCGAGCAAGGAACAGAACAATGGCAAGAAGTTCTTTTCGCTGGGCTCGGGACCGGCGCGAGCGCTGGCCGGCAAGGAGACGCTGTTCGACGAGCTCGGCTATCGCGACGCGCATGATGCAGGCGTACTGGTGATGGAGGTCGGTCAGCCGCCGCCGCAAGCGGTACTCGAAAAGATCGTCGGCGACTGCGGCATTGCGCCCGGCAAGCTGACCGTGATCGTCACGCCGACGCAGTCTGTCGCCGGGACGGTACAGGTCGTCGCGCGCGTGGTCGAGGTCGCGCTGCACAAGTCGCATGTGCTCGGCGTGCCGCTCGGCGACATCGTCGAAGCGAGCGGCACGGCGCCGCTGCCGCCGCCCGCGCCCGATGGCCTCGCCGCGATGGGCCGCACCAACGACGCGATCCTCTACGGCGGGCGCGTGCATTTGACTGTGACGCGCGACGCCGTCGCGCGGCGGCTGGCGGCCGAGTTGCCGTCGTCGAATTCGCGCGATTACGGGCGGCCATTCGCCGAGATTTTCGCGTCGTTCAATTACGACTTCTATCAGATCGACCCGTCGCTGTTCGCACCCGCCGAGGTGTGGGTCAGCAGCCTCGAAAGCGGCACGACGTATCGCGGCGGACGGCTCGACGGCGCGTTGCTGCATGCGCTCTGGCAAGGCGACGCGTTCGTTGCGGGCGAAGATCCGGCGGCCGGCGATCCGGCGGCCGGCGATTCCGCTGCCGAACCCGGCACGCCGGGCATCACCAGTCCGGGGGCGCCATGA